Proteins from a single region of Antechinus flavipes isolate AdamAnt ecotype Samford, QLD, Australia chromosome 2, AdamAnt_v2, whole genome shotgun sequence:
- the SMIM19 gene encoding small integral membrane protein 19: protein MAGGYGVMGDDGSIDYTVHEAWNEATNVYLIVILVSFGLFMYARRNKRKIMRIFSVPPMSETLTEPSFYDTMSKIRLRQQLEMYSISRKYDYQQPQNQTDSVQLSLE from the exons ATGGCTGGAGGTTATGGGGTAATGGGAGATGATGGTTCTATTGATTATACTGTTCATGAAGCCTGGAATGAGGCCACCAACGTGTACCTGATAGTGATTCTTGTTAGCTTTGGCCTTTTCATGTATGCCAGAAG gaataaaaggaaaatcatGAGAATATTCAGTGTGCCTCCTATGTCAGAAACTTTGACGGAGCCTAGCTTCTATGACACAATGAGCAAAATCCGTTTAAGGCAACAACTAGAAATGTATTCTATTT ccAGGAAATATGACTATCAGCAGCCACAAAACCAGACTGACAGTGTACAACTCTCCCTGGAATGA